Proteins encoded in a region of the Watersipora subatra chromosome 5, tzWatSuba1.1, whole genome shotgun sequence genome:
- the LOC137396912 gene encoding uncharacterized protein yields the protein MEWSNSDNRNLPQNCGEYSQHTQVQQQYCKTSNIQDPGYQYSTYAHGSYNLLAPLPYQEPKQYTETLYTQPHFANPSYQSVPLQQPNSFSVPQDQYTQFVSPQTYNFGFLPDHHCNVGAPFPFYRHQPMESQHYQCGTVGGKLQYSLAPAVAPTVVRFQQGLQNRAFEKQENVESLPKPEEQKERKQNIESASRNPEPLSLQLTPAVEQIEPCHVLSASPQTPDEENQPLLQIFEATVISKDFSEQPSKLGD from the exons ATGGAATGGTCCAACTCAGATAATCGAAACTTGCCTCAGAATTGTGGAGAATACAGCCAACACACCCAAGTTCAACAGCAATACTG CAAAACCTCCAATATTCAGGACCCTGGCTATCAATACTCTACATATGCCCATGGATCTTACAATTTATTGGCTCCATTACCTTACCAGGAACCCAAGCAGTACACAGAAACACTATACACACAACCACATTTTGCCAATCCTTCTTACCAGAGTGTGCCGCTCCAACAACCAAACTCCTTCTCTGTGCCACAAGATCAATACACTCAATTTGTCTCACCACAAACGTACAACTTTGGATTTCTTCCAGACCATCACTGTAATGTTGGTGCACCGTTTCCCTTTTACAGACATCAACCCATGGAGTCTCAACATTATCAGTGTGGTACAGTGGGAGGAAAACTGCAGTATTCTTTGGCCCCTGCAGTTGCTCCTACAGTTGTCCGTTTCCAGCAAGGATTGCAAAATA GAGCTTTTGAAAAACAGGAGAATGTTGAAAGTCTTCCTAAACCAGAGGAACAGAAAGAAAGAAAACAGAACATAGAATCAGCTTCTAGAAACCCTGAACCATTATCTTTACAACTTACTCCAGCA GTAGAGCAGATCGAGCCATGCCATGTGCTATCTGCTTCACCACAAACACCAGATGAAGAAAACCAACCATTGCTGCAAATATTTGAAGCTACTGTTATCTCTAAAGATTTTAGTGAACAGCCTTCTAAACTAGGAGACTAG